Within the Phaseolus vulgaris cultivar G19833 chromosome 9, P. vulgaris v2.0, whole genome shotgun sequence genome, the region GTTTGAACTGAAAAATAAGATATTGAGTGCATATTTGAAGGAAGTGGCGAATAACCAGAACGTAAGGCGAGTGCTATGAATCAAACTTATGTATTATGAGCTGGTGCAAGGAATTCCTCCCATATTCTCACACCTCATAGGTAGCATTCCGTCTATCTACTCAATTGTTGTCTTTGTGTCCATTAAGGCTATTCTAGTGAGCAGTGTTGAATCAGAGGATAGGTTTTTGTTTCGACAAGTGGAGCCAAGAGTGTACAAAGTGTTTCAGTGTGTTGTAAGGCATGGTTACAATGACGTGCTTGAAGATCCTGCAGAGTTTGAGTCGCAATTGATAAAAAATCTGAAGGCATACGTTCAGGAAGAGAACTACTTTACGGTGGAGGTGAGTGAAAGTGCAACTGAACAAACAGTAGTGGTTGAGAGTAGTGATAGGAGGGAAACACATAATTTCTCAAACACAATAATCACAAATCAATCAGCATCAACCTCATCCAACTCCATTTAAAAAATCTCAACACTCCAAGATCACTAAATATAAGACAACACACGCACGCACGCACACGCACatacaatgattttttttaaatatataaaatcttCAATATTTGGACAACTCATTTACATATTTGGCGATGTTCCATATCCTTATGTGCACAAAGAAAGATTCATGTTTGAACTGAAAAACAAGATATCAGGTGCATATTTGAATGAAGTGGCGAACAACCCAGACGTAAGGCGAGTGCTAGGAATCAAACTTATGTATTATGAGCTGGTGCAAGGAATTCCTCCCATATTCTCACACCTCATAGGTAGCATTCCGTCTATCTACTCAACTGTTATCTTTGTGTCCATTAAGGCTATTCTAGTGAGCAGTGTTCAATCAGAGGATAGGTTTTTGTTTCGACAAGTGGAGCCAAGAGTGTACAAAGTGTTTCAGTGTGTTGTAAGGCATGGTTACAATGACGTGCTTGAAGATCCTGTAGAGTTTGAGTCGCAATTGATAAAAAATCTGAAGGCATACGTTCAGAAAGAGAACTACTTTACGGTGGAGGTGAGTGAAAGTGCAACTGAACAAACAGTAGTGGTTGAGAGTAGTGATAAGAGGGAAACACATAATTCCTCAAACACAATAATCACAAATCAATCAGCATCAACCTCATCCAACTCCATTTAAAAAATCTCAACACTCCAAGATCACTAAATATAAGACACCACACGCACGCACGCACACGCACaaacaatgattttttttaaatatataaaatcttGAATATTTGGACAACTCATTTACATATTTGGCGATGTTCCATATCCTTATGTGCACAAAGAAAGATTCATGTTTGAACTGAAAAACAAGATATCAGGTGCATATTTGAATGAAGTGGCGAACAACCCAGACGTAAGGCGAGTGCTAGGAATCAAACTTATGTATTATGAGCTGGTGCAAGGAATTCCTCCCATATTCTCACACCTCATAGGTAGCATTCCGTCTATCTACTCAATTGTTGTCTTTGTGTCTATTAAGGCTATTGTAGTGAGCAGTGTTGAATCAGAGAATAGGTTTTTGTTTCGACAAGTGGAGCCAAGAGTGTACAAAGTGTTTCAGTGTGTTGTAAGGCATGGTTACAATGACGTGCTTGAAGATCCTGCAGAGTTTGAGTCGCAATTGATAAAAAATCTGAAGGCATACGTTCAGGAAGAGAACTACTTTACGGTGGAGGTGAGTGAAAGTGCAACTGAACAAACAGTAGTGGTTGAGAGTAGTGATAGGAGGGAAACACATAATTTCTCAAACACAATAATCACAAATCAATCAGCATCAACCTCATCCAActccatttaaaaaatatcaacacTCCAAGATCACTAAATATAAGACACCACACGCACGCACGCACACGCACaaacaatgattttttttaaatatataaaatcttGAATATTTGGACAACTCATTTACATATTTGGCGATGTTCCATATCCTTATGTGCACAAAGAAAGATTCATGTTTGAACTGAAAAACAAGATATCAGGTGCATATTTGAATGAAGTGGCGAACAACCAGACGTAAGGCGAGTGCTAGGAATCAAACTTATGTATTATGAGCTGGTGCAAGGAATTCCTCCCATATTCTCACACCTCATAGGTAGCATTCCGTCTATCTACTCAATTGTTGTCTTTGTGTCTATTAAGGCTATTGTAGTGAGCAGTGTTGAATCAGAGGATAGGTTTTTGTTTCGACAAGTGGAGCCAAGAGTGTACAAAGTGTTTCAGTGTGTTGTAAGGCATGGTTACAATGACGTGCTTGAAGATCCTGCAGAGTTTGAGTCGCAATTGATAAAAAATCTGAAGGCATACGTTCAGGAAGAGAACTACTTTACGGTGGAGGTGAGTGAAAGTGCAACTGAACAAACAGTAGTGGTTGAGAGTAGTGATAAGAGGGAAACACATAATTTCTCAAACACAATAATCACAAATCAATCAGCATCAACCTCATCCAActccatttaaaaaatatcaacacTCCAAGATCACTAAATATAAGACTACACACGCACGCACGCACACGCACGCACACGCACatacaatgattttttttaaatatataaaatcttCAATATTTGGACAACTCATTTACATATTTGGCGATGTTCCATATCCTTATGTGCACAAAGAAAGATTCATGTTTGAACTGAAAAACAAGATATCAGGTGCATATTTGAATGAAGTGGCGAACAACCCAGACGTAAGGCGAGTGCTAGGAATCAAACTTATGTATTATGAGCTGGTGCAAGGAATTCCTCCCATATTCTCACACCTCATAGGTAGCATTCCGTCTATCTACTCAATTGTTGTCTTTGTGTCCATTAAGGCTATTCTAGTGAGCAGTGTTGAATCAGAGGATAGGTTTTTGTTTCGACAAGTGGAGCCAAGAGTGTACAAAGTGTTTCAGTGTGTTGTAAGGCATGGTTACAATGACGTGCATGAAGATCCTGTAGAGTTTGAGTCGCAATTGATAAAAAATCTGAAGGCATACGTTCAGGAAGAGAACTACTTTACGGTGGAGGTGAGTGAAAGTGCAACTGAACAAACAGTAATGGTTGAGAGTAGTGATAAGAGGGAAACACATAATTCCTCAAACACAATAATCACAAATCAATCAGCATCAACCTCATCCAACTCCATTTAAAAAATCTCAACACTCCAAGATCACTAAATATAAGACAACACACGCACGCACGCACACGCacatataatgattttttttaaatatataaaatcttGAATATTTGGACAACTCATTTACATATTTGGCGATGTTCCATATCCTTATGTGCACAAAGAAATATTCATGTTTGAACTGAAAAACAAGATATCAGGTGCATATTTGAATGAAGTGGCGAACAACCCAGACGTAAGGCGAGTGCTAGGAATCATCCTTATGTATTATGAGCTGGTGCAAGGCATTCCTCTCATATTCTCACACCTCATAGGTAACATTCTGTCTATTCACTTAATTGTTGTGTTTGTGTCCATTAAGGCTATTTCGGTGAGCAGTGTTGCATCGGAGGAGAGGTTCTTACTTCAACAAGTGGAGCCAAGAGAGTATAGAGTGTTTCGGTGTTTTGTGAGGCATGGTTATGATGACGTGTTTGAAGATCCTGCAGAGTTTGAGTTGTAATAAATACCAAATCTGAAAAGGCATACGTTCAGGAAGAGAACTACTCTACAATGGAGGTGGAGGCGGAGGTGAGTGAAAATGCAACTAAAGCAGTAGTGGTTGAGAGTAGTGATAAAAGGGAAGAACATCATTCCTCCAACAGAATAATCCCTAATCAATCAGCATTGGCCTCATCCAACTCCATTTAACAAATCTCAACACTCCAAGAACACTAAATACAAGACAACACACACGCACGCGCACTcacaatgatttttttaaaatatataaaatcttaaataCTTGGACATCCATATTCTTATGTGCACAAAAAAGATTCATGTTTGAACTGAAAAATAAGATATCGAGTGCGCATTTAAATGAAGTGGCAAACAATGGAGACGTAAGGTGAGTGCTAGGAATCAGACTTATGTATTCTAAGCTCGGGCAAGGCTTTTTTCCTGACTGAATACTCATTAGTTTAACTtgaaatttgtcgtgttttgtcccaaattctgtTGAGAATCTTACATagaattttaacaaaaaatccTTCCAGAAAAACTTTTCAGAAATTTGTGCACTCCAAGGCTATCCTCTTTCCATATATTTGAAATTTGGCCCtagtttctttaattttttcgAGAGCTCATATTAGATTGAAAAATTtcgaaaaaattcacacaactactttcatatgttgtttgaatCCAGCTAAGGAGGCACatccaaaaagaaaacaaaaaagaagatATGACGAGGAAAAGAAGGGACATTTCATTTtcggaaaaacaagttttccaatTTTGTTCCCTCTCAGTCCGGGACTTATTGCGCCTTATCAGTTGGATGTTTTGATCTTAAACATTAACCATACATACCTTATTGTGTCTACTGGGTTCTGGTCAAGGTTTTAGCCTCAAATCTGTTCCAATGGATTTgcaaaattttttttattcatcattgctaGGGCTGAAAGAAAGGTTCATctctgtgtgtgaaactgtttgatttttttcctgtctgaatactcattcgtttgacctgaaatttgttgcgttttgtTCCAAATTCTTTTGAAAGTCCTACATagaatttcaacaaaaaataatttcgggaaagtttttcagaaattttgggcACTCCAAAGCTATCctttttccagatttttgaaacTTTGTCCTAGTTTTTGCAATTTGTTTCCAGAGCTCATATTATGTTAAATAATTCGGAAAAAATTTacccaagtactttcatatgttgtctACATCCAGCTAAGGTGGCATGTCCAAAACCAAAGCACAAAAAGAGATATGACGAGGAATAGTCAAGACGTTTCGTTTTCGGAAAAATAAGTTTTCCAATTTTGTTTCCTCTCGATCTGggacttattacgccttatCCCTTGGATGTTTtgatctgaaatttttaccagacattccttaTTGTGTCTACTAAGTTGTGGTCAAGGTTTCAGCCTCAAATTTGTTCCACACGATTTGATATAAGTTTGTTATTGATCATTGCTAGGGACCAAAATTtctttcgggagaatttttcagataTTTTTGGCACTCCAATGCTATCCTCTTtccaaatttttgaaatttggccttggtttctgcaattttttccTGAGCTCATATTACGttggaaaattctgaaaaaaaaatcacacaagtactttcatatgtttttttgcATCCTGCTAAGGAGAGACGTtcaaaaacaaaacacaaaaagaGATATGACGAGGAAAAGACAGAACATTTCAATTtcagaaaaaacaaaatttccaaTTTTGTTTCCTCTCGATGTAGGACTTATTACGCTTTATCCCATGGATGTTTTGATCTGAAATTTTCACCAAACCTTCCTTGTTGTGGCCAAGGTTTCAGCCTCAAATTCGTTCCAcgagatttgcaataaattttgtattcatcATTGTCAAggccggaaggaaggttcgcatgtgtgtgtgaaactgtttgatttttttcctagttGAATACTCACCCGTTTGAGTTgaaatttgtttcattttttccCAAATTCTTTTGAGACTCTTACATAAAATTTCACCAAAAAATCATTTTGGGAAAAAATTTCAGATATTTTGGGCACTCCAAGACTATTCTCTttctacattttttaaatttggccctagtttttccaatttttttccAGAACTCATATTACGTtggaaaattttgaaacaattcacaaaagtactttcatatgtttttttgcATCGAACTCAGGAGGCACATccaaaaataaaacacaaaaacaaatatGTTGAGGAAAAGACAGGATGTTTCGATTttggaaaaacaaattttgcaattttgtttcCTCTAGGTCTGGAAAGTATTACGCCTTATCCCTTGGATGTATTGATCTGATCTTTTTACTAGACCTTCCTTATTGTGTCTACTGGGTTTTGGCCACGGATTCAGGCTCAAATTCTTTCCGCAAcatttgtaataaatattttattcatcattgccaggtccgaaaggaaggttcatatttatgtgtgaaactgtttgatttttttcttaactgaatactcatccgtttgacctgaaatttgacGCATTGTGTCCCAAATTCTACTGAGACTCCTACATagaatttcaacaaaaaatcCTTTTGGGAcaaatttttagaaattttgggcactccaaggctatcctctttccagatttttgaaatttgaccccaatttttgcaattttttcTAGAGCTCATATTACGTTGGAAAATTCTtaaaaagttcacacaagtactttcatatattttttgcaTCCagctaaggaggcacgtccaaaaACAAAACTCAAAAAGAGATATGACGAGGAAAAGACTGAACGTTTAGatttcagaaaaacaaattttccaACTTTGTTTCCTCTCGATGTGTGACTTATTATGCTTAATCCCttggatttttttatatgatatttttacCAGACCTTCCTTATTGTGTCTATCGGGTTGTGGCCAAGGCTTCAACCTCAAATGCGTTTGACATAATttgcaataaatattttattcatcattACCATgaccgaaaggaaggttcgcatctgtgtgtgaaactgtttgatatttttcctTATTGAATActtgatagctgtcgttttgctgtcaaattaatatgattctagcgtagacttgtctaacactagagagatgatagtataattgtggtcagatgaccccaagtcgtctcccaacgaatccaatagtaaaatcagttgatcagggtttaaaatctatctgcaagcaataaaagttagcaataacaataaagatgaaaagggggtttgagatagttgtgcaaaaaatataaaagaaattaaaatagcaaataaaaagcggttgatcccaagttcttccaccattgaattcttcacaggttctctaaagattaatcttttctcaatcctccaacagagctaaaccagattgaacatgcgccgatctgattcaactgaaactcactagtaaagcatgcgtctactagtttaatcaatacccactttgttccatgcgtatactccatgggaatgcttacctcctctcccttgaatcatgcgcccacgaaattaattagaacaatgcgaactaactaagaaaccaaagtttaagataaggaagactctcaatcatgcgttcaagtacaacctctcacaaaaaccagttttccaggagattagacaataaaaacaactgctatagagaattaaaaatcgaaacttttattggaacaaaacctcagaactcaatggggaattacaaaagaaccaaccaaaaaggtttagccttccatgcggaggcaaaacaaaagaattactaagaagaaaataaactaagaaaaccctatgaaaactctcccttttctcctttatgcttgtgtccttttataggcttttctgctcgaaggatcttgagagaatattgtagtttatattttgttaaccgtttccaagtttctatctttccagaattcttgtattttgcagaagatttgcttccaattctatttctgagatattgtagattttattttctctttcttctcctcaaaatttgttttctgttttggttcaagaagcaacttggacttttgcatatttagcccattcacaaaggtagatgcttcctctggataatttactctaaaaacacaaaattaacaataataatagttaaggcccaaataaaccaaattataagaatattaattaaaacaatgaatttatttattattatagtccaataatctatgaataaggctagtgagtgtgaataaatatatgctcatcaataCTCATCCATTTcacctgaaatttgtcacgtTGTGTCCAAAATTCTACTGATACTCCTACATGGAATTCCAACAAAATTCCTTTCGggaaaaaatttcagaaattttgggcACTCCGAGGCTATCCTCTTTCTAGATTTTTGAAATTTGACCCTAGTTTCTCAAATTTTTTCCAGAGCTCATATTACGttgaaaaattctgaaaaaaattcacacatgtactttcatatgttttttttctttcaagtaAGGAGGCTCAtcaaaaaacaaaacacaaaaagtGTTATGACGAGGAGAAGTTAGGACGTTTTGATTTTGGAAAAACAAATTTTCCAATTGTGTTTCTTCTCGATCTTGGACTTATTATGCCTTATCCCTTGGATGTTTTGAtctgaaatttttactagaCCTTTCTTATTGTTTCTACTGGGTTGTGGTCAAAGTTTATTCCTCAAATTCATTCCACAgtatttgcaataaattttctATTCATCATTGCCAAAGCCGAAAGAAAGGTTTgcatttgtgtgtgaaacttttttttttcctgacTGAATACTCATTTGTCACGTTGTGTCCCAAATTCTACTGATACTCCTACATGGAATTTCAACAAAAATCCTTTTGggaaatttttttagaaattttgggCACTACAAGGCTATCATCTTTccagattttttaaatttggccatagtttctgcaattttttttccagAGCTCATATTACgttgaatttttttgaaataattcaCACAAGTATTATCATATGTTTTTTGCATCCAGCTAAGGAGGCTCGtctaaaaacaaaacataaaataaatatgacgAGGAAAAgccatgatttttttttgccggaaaaacaagttttccaatTTTGTTTCCTCTCGATCTAGGACTTATTAGCCTTATTCCTTGGATGTTTTGATCTGAATCTTTTACCAAACATTtcttattgtgtgtattgagtggTGGTCAAGGTTTGAACCTCAAattcgttccacaagatttgcaataaattttttattaatcattgTCAGGCTAAAAGGAAGGTTTttctgtgtgtgaaactgtttgattttttttcctgaGTGAATACTCTCACAAAACAAAtcaattgcaaaaaaaaaaaaaaactccattcAAACTAATATATCTCATTAACTCAAGGTTATACATAAAGATCAATATAATCATCACGCATATAAACCTATGTAGAGTTCAATTTCATTAACATACAATTCGTGCCTATAATATACTTCTCATTTCATCACCAAAATCTAATTAATTCAAAATCCTAATTCAATAACAACACAATGAAATCCAAAATTTTCTATTGCAGAGCTTACGCTTTTCAAGATTCCATTCTCACTGTTTTCAATTATTTCTAATGTTCGTCAAGGAATTGTTCCAAAAGATTcagaaaaactgaaaaaaaatccTAACTTACTCTTGGACATTatttgcaaaataaacataTCATTACAAATCTAAACTAGTAGTAGAGATTCATGTATTAAACTCAAATCTCATATACAGGACCAAATACTTAGCCTATTATTTGATGGGTTTACTTTAACCCAAACCGAATATTGATTGAAATGATATTGTAGATAAGAGGCAtgagaaatattaaaaaaaattgtagcaTTTTGAATTAAAAGTAAAGTAAAATAGAAATTGTATTATAGTAGGAAATTATTGGCAGTGATATTAGAAGGAGAGTAGATAAGAAATGAGCATATAAAAGAGTGGGTTTGGGGTTGATAGGAGTTATGGTTTTTAGGATTAAGTATAACATGAGTTGCTCTGAATCCTCAGAAGCAACCATGAAAAAAAGAAGGAAACAAAGGGAAACGGTAATTAACTGTTAAGAAAACAGAGAGATCGACACTGGTGATCCGAGGCACTGAAAAGTGGGTGCAAGATCACAGATAAACTCTTGTAAAAAAAATGAGCTCCATTTCACGCTCCCTCCGAATGCTTCTTCATTGAATCTGAGACAAAATAAATGGTAACTTATGAGTAGTTTTCAAAGACACAACAGAAGGAGTGTCTGCTGAAGGTTATCTTACCTCACACAGACGCAAAGAAAGGGCTGTTAAAAATTGAGGTGGATTTATTAAATCTCTAAAACAATATCTGCAAGAGGAAAAAAGATTTGGTTTGTGTCTCCCAAGTTACTATTTATGTCTTCTCTTCTCTTGTTCCtccacacatatatatataagataGAAGAGTGAATATGTAGGAAGTTACTGACATTCAGAATCAGTCTTCACCCATTTACAGCCATCATCAGTTTCAGCATCAGCTTTGTCCTCtgcttcctcctcctcctccatcGGCATCTTCTGCCTGTCCTCCAGCCGCTTCTTCAGAGACACTGCCCGAGAACAATGCTGGGACTTTATTTTCTTCTGAAGAATCGTCCTCAAAAGCTGCATAAAAAAACGTTACATTCTATTCACACACATTTCATGCAATGCATGCAAAAGGACTACCCACCTTCTCCATTCTTGACTCCTGTAGCTGAAGGGTATCTCTGAGGCTGGGTGGTGGGGCAAATCCACTTCTACAAACGAACATCTTCTTCAGCAAAAACGAAATTGATTTCTTCCCAATTGCTTTCTTACTGTTCTTTGCACAAATCTCTTTGAATTTACCAAGTATGACACTGAGTGTCTTCTCAATGTCTTCTTctgtttcttgtttttcttcttcttcttcttcttcttcttcttcttcttctcgttcttgtttttgttcttcttcatcattGCAAAGTACGTTGCTGATTCTCCGATCAACCTCCAAGCTTGATGGGCAATTGAGGAATCTGTCGAGAGGAAGGTGGGCGATTTCTTTCTCCACTTTGGGTTTTTGTCTCAACAGTTTAGTGAGCTCTTTTTGTAGCTTCCCGATTTCTTCAGGAGTGAAGTCAGGTATTTGCTCAGAGGAGGATGGATCCTCTGTAGCcttctcttttgcttcattGTTATTTCCAAATGTACCAATTGCTAGCAACCCATCAGGCCAATCGCTAAATTCTTCTCTTCCCTCTTGTTTTCCATCATCTGACCAGTTccaaatcaaaacttttttcaattcattctttttatttattcctTCACCATAACTTAAACTGAACATGCATTCAAAACTTTctaattcaaattataatgatttttgtttttgtttttaaaatactCTTAATGTTTTCTTCTTACTTTGATTCTTTAGTTATTACACAATActcaatataatatttaaaagtcTATGCAAAATGGAATGGATTGAGGTGGCAAGAGgaataatataagaaaaatagttGGATAAAGAAGATAGAATATTATAAGTGACGGAAAGAGGAATGGAAAAACTAgagtttattataaaaatagagTTCTTTATATAAGTTAatcacaaaatatatattattataaataataatagtaataagaAAATAGAGGTGGAACACAAATTATAGAAGTTAAGGTTACTGGCATGTGTGTAGGAGGAACAGCCAATACTGAAAAGTTAAACTAGTACTAGAATTAATGTCTTGTAGACAATGACAAGTATTCCGTATGTCCAGGTTCATTTTGTCTACttaaatactttaaaataaaacttaatattAGCCAATCGTAGATAAAATGTCTTTCTACAAAATTTACATaaccaaatttcttttaatCTAATACTGTAGTTCAATGTAAGCATTGCATTGAAGAAATGAAAACTATATGCTTTTAGAATTATTTTAGTAATAATTTAATCCCTCTTTATTCATGTATGTATCAGGTACTAGTATAAGAAAAAAAGTGAGATTAGTTATTGAGTTATCgggaaaaaaaatactatacaattttataatatgtaaaaaataattctgaTCATATATATCATTATTCTACCAATGGGAAAGTTAGTACGTACTAATCTAAGAAAAAGTATAGGGATATGGAAAATTGATCATATATGACAGCTTAGATCCTTAACTTTCCACTGAAATATCACGTTGTTTATAATTAGAATTATATCACTTTTATCGTCTCCTTTAATtgtaaaagaattttttttacgatgtatataaacaaaataagaaataaataagaaatgaaattaattataGGTTACATTATgtatgattttaattattttcattgaaACATAGCATTGGACAAAAACATATATACATGTTTACCTTTGGATCGTAATGATTTTGGGTCGATCTATGatgaaaaggttaaaaaatttaagaggaaagaattgaaacaaaaataatgaagATCTCCTAAGCTTGCTGGGTGCATGGgtggttttttattttatagatcTGATCGCACATTTCCAAAGATGATAAGTTTCTTCATAAAAGGTCAAAAGCTAAAAGTTTAATTCTGAAATACATAATTAACTCTCTTTTTTCTTCAGGCActttaaaagttaattataaCTCAATAACCATTCTGAATATGCATCTAAAAGTATGAACAAGTTATAAAATAAGAATCTAGCTTTGGTAAAGTAAAATATGCAACACATGaagacatatatatatacattccTTGGTCTCTGTCTTTCTATAGGTTTGGTTCTATTTCTGCCATGGTTAGTTTTGTTGAAAGAGAGAAGGTGGTGTGGTGTGTATTTGAGCAGgcattatagaaaaaaaaaaacatgcattAACCTtgggagaaagaaaagaaaaatgaatgaAGTAGAAAACTTACAAGTATAAGTGTCTGGTTTTCTGTTATCTTGTTTTCCACCAATTTTATTTTGCATCCAGCTGAGGAACTGAGGCAAATGAGAagaaagatattcattcatccATCCATAGAGTGTGTGTGTgggtgagagagagagaaaagac harbors:
- the LOC137820878 gene encoding protein NEGATIVE GRAVITROPIC RESPONSE OF ROOTS-like; amino-acid sequence: MKFLSWMQNKIGGKQDNRKPDTYTYDGKQEGREEFSDWPDGLLAIGTFGNNNEAKEKATEDPSSSEQIPDFTPEEIGKLQKELTKLLRQKPKVEKEIAHLPLDRFLNCPSSLEVDRRISNVLCNDEEEQKQEREEEEEEEEEEEEKQETEEDIEKTLSVILGKFKEICAKNSKKAIGKKSISFLLKKMFVCRSGFAPPPSLRDTLQLQESRMEKLLRTILQKKIKSQHCSRAVSLKKRLEDRQKMPMEEEEEAEDKADAETDDGCKWVKTDSEYIVLEI